The following proteins come from a genomic window of Rhizobium sp. 007:
- a CDS encoding TetR/AcrR family transcriptional regulator — protein MRQKKSERQSEAGSARRRLLDTATRLFYEGGIHAVGIDRIIAEADVAKATFYNHFPSKDDLVVAYLEEIDRLGRAAVAALPKQSPRKMISAIMGRISEAVVAGGWRGCPFLNAAAEYPDSASPVRQAINARRVWYHDSLRNVLAEDGDPVPSVTASLLVALSDGLLESAYLDDAESVPALVREAVARLLDRR, from the coding sequence ATGAGGCAAAAGAAATCTGAACGCCAGTCTGAAGCCGGTTCCGCGCGTCGTCGTTTGCTCGACACCGCGACACGGCTTTTCTACGAAGGCGGCATCCATGCTGTCGGCATCGACCGCATCATCGCTGAAGCCGACGTGGCCAAAGCGACCTTCTACAATCACTTTCCCTCGAAGGATGACCTCGTCGTCGCCTATCTCGAAGAGATAGACCGGCTCGGGCGAGCGGCAGTAGCGGCGCTGCCAAAGCAATCTCCTCGGAAAATGATCTCGGCTATCATGGGGCGCATCAGCGAGGCCGTGGTCGCGGGAGGTTGGCGAGGGTGTCCGTTCCTCAACGCCGCGGCCGAATACCCCGACTCGGCCAGCCCCGTGCGGCAGGCGATCAATGCGCGCCGCGTTTGGTATCACGACAGTCTCCGTAACGTTCTTGCGGAGGACGGCGATCCAGTTCCTTCCGTCACTGCTTCCCTCCTCGTCGCGCTTTCGGACGGCCTGCTGGAAAGTGCCTATCTGGATGATGCCGAAAGCGTCCCCGCCCTTGTCCGCGAGGCGGTGGCCAGACTGCTGGACCGCCGATGA
- a CDS encoding adenylate/guanylate cyclase domain-containing protein, whose amino-acid sequence MASIDEKNLEEKLTALESARTWSARLVSKLESNIRSASDAELFRINPIKFAADKSLNEEETIVLFLHATALGLFDMTWILICPVCSCVIDSFRALKNLRSHCRCTHCHLDFVAALDDMIAITFTVNPAIRRISYHDPQTLTVEDYLFRYRSTNEGLIPDGTPFVHLREMLSRGLAYIEPGETTAFEIIAEAGILHGSSSDSDAGITFIVDPALPTGEQRIAIRLDLESSTPDAGTIAAGKVIFEMSNVADKRIEFGILQLPPGVDRPPPLHFAPFLSGKRLLTTQTFRDLFRSEVIRSHEGLGVTDIALLFTDLKGSTALYDRIGDLNAFALVQQHFERLQDVTVRHNGAIIKTIGDAVMAAFLRPADAVRAALDMRSEIASFNKRQPDKALILKIGVHRGAAIAVTLNERLDYFGQTVNIAARVQGLADADEIFVSQDVYDATGVRDGLAAFAVDPRTAHLRGVRQELPVFRVGGAV is encoded by the coding sequence ATGGCATCGATCGACGAGAAGAACCTCGAAGAGAAGCTGACGGCGCTAGAGTCGGCCCGGACCTGGAGTGCGCGGCTCGTATCCAAGCTCGAGAGCAACATCCGTTCGGCAAGCGACGCCGAGCTCTTCCGCATCAATCCGATCAAATTCGCCGCCGACAAGAGCCTCAACGAGGAGGAGACGATTGTTCTCTTCCTGCACGCCACCGCCCTAGGTCTCTTCGATATGACCTGGATTCTGATCTGTCCGGTCTGCTCCTGTGTCATCGATAGCTTCCGGGCTCTCAAGAATCTCCGCAGTCACTGCCGCTGCACCCACTGCCATCTGGATTTCGTGGCGGCTCTCGACGACATGATCGCGATAACCTTCACCGTGAACCCGGCCATTCGCCGCATCTCCTATCACGATCCGCAGACGCTGACGGTGGAGGATTATCTTTTCCGCTACAGGTCGACGAATGAGGGCTTGATCCCGGACGGAACGCCTTTCGTCCACCTGAGGGAGATGCTGAGCCGCGGATTAGCCTATATCGAGCCGGGCGAGACGACCGCTTTTGAGATAATCGCAGAGGCTGGCATATTACATGGCAGCAGCTCCGACAGCGACGCAGGTATCACATTCATTGTCGATCCCGCGCTTCCGACTGGCGAACAGCGCATTGCAATCCGTCTTGACCTCGAGTCCAGCACGCCGGACGCGGGCACCATCGCGGCCGGCAAGGTGATTTTCGAGATGTCCAATGTCGCGGACAAACGCATCGAGTTCGGGATCCTTCAACTGCCGCCCGGCGTCGACAGGCCGCCGCCGCTCCACTTCGCGCCGTTCCTCTCAGGGAAGCGGCTGCTCACGACCCAGACGTTCCGCGACCTCTTTCGCTCCGAGGTGATCCGCAGCCACGAAGGGCTCGGCGTCACGGACATCGCTCTCCTTTTCACCGACCTGAAGGGCTCGACTGCACTTTATGACCGGATCGGAGACCTGAATGCCTTTGCACTTGTGCAGCAGCATTTTGAGCGGCTGCAGGACGTGACGGTCCGCCACAACGGCGCGATCATCAAGACGATCGGCGATGCGGTGATGGCAGCGTTCCTGAGGCCTGCCGATGCCGTGCGCGCGGCGCTCGACATGCGCAGCGAAATCGCCTCGTTCAACAAGCGGCAGCCAGACAAGGCTCTGATCCTCAAGATCGGCGTTCACAGAGGCGCGGCAATTGCGGTCACGCTGAACGAGCGCCTCGACTATTTCGGCCAGACCGTGAACATTGCTGCGCGCGTCCAAGGCCTTGCCGACGCCGACGAGATTTTTGTCAGCCAGGACGTTTACGACGCGACCGGGGTTCGCGACGGACTGGCGGCTTTTGCGGTCGACCCGAGAACTGCACATCTTCGAGGCGTGCGGCAGGAACTGCCGGTGTTTCGGGTGGGAGGGGCCGTTTAA
- a CDS encoding zinc-binding alcohol dehydrogenase family protein — MKAAVVTDFGKPPTYGDFREPVASEGETIVRVHVAPLSPIVKALASGRHYTSGAQAGFVPGVDGVGTDPEGRRVYFLFPRGPFGSMGELALVSNEMIVPIPDDISDVRAAAVATGGLASWVALTRRAPIQPGSTVLVNGATGAAGGMAVQVARHFGAGRIIAVGRSRERLDRLEVEARIALDDVADEALRAEFDRGVDVVLDFIWGEPASRVIAAATKNRGSRLGEPRVRYVQLGTVAGDEISLRGDAFRGSGLELMGSGIGSVAIRELSAGARELLTEMNKAGFDAPVTTLPLTAVADAWAGPSDVRYILSPGKPHTLTRKGNVRLRLLKRRGSALHRAPAVLRTSVLTKVLGEHVASARLLPRPCIYAPRDRR, encoded by the coding sequence ATGAAAGCTGCAGTAGTTACGGATTTCGGCAAGCCGCCCACCTATGGCGATTTCCGGGAACCCGTCGCGAGTGAAGGGGAAACGATTGTGCGGGTTCACGTTGCGCCGCTAAGCCCCATCGTCAAGGCGCTGGCGTCAGGCAGACATTATACAAGCGGCGCGCAGGCTGGCTTCGTGCCGGGTGTGGATGGCGTCGGCACTGATCCGGAGGGCCGGCGGGTATATTTCCTTTTTCCCAGGGGCCCCTTCGGCTCGATGGGCGAACTGGCGCTGGTCTCGAACGAAATGATCGTTCCTATCCCTGACGATATCTCCGACGTACGCGCTGCGGCGGTCGCGACCGGCGGCCTGGCCTCATGGGTTGCCCTGACGCGCCGGGCGCCGATCCAGCCCGGCTCTACCGTGCTCGTCAACGGCGCGACCGGCGCTGCCGGCGGCATGGCGGTGCAGGTGGCGCGGCACTTCGGCGCCGGCAGGATTATCGCGGTCGGTCGCAGTCGCGAGCGGCTGGACCGGCTCGAAGTCGAAGCGCGAATTGCTCTCGACGACGTCGCCGACGAGGCGCTGCGCGCCGAGTTCGACCGGGGCGTCGATGTCGTGCTCGACTTTATCTGGGGCGAGCCTGCCAGCCGGGTGATCGCGGCCGCGACGAAGAATCGCGGTTCCAGACTGGGCGAGCCGAGGGTGCGTTACGTCCAGCTCGGCACGGTTGCAGGCGACGAGATTTCACTCCGTGGCGATGCTTTCCGCGGTTCGGGGCTCGAATTGATGGGCAGCGGCATCGGCAGCGTCGCCATCCGGGAGTTGTCGGCCGGCGCCCGCGAGCTTCTGACGGAAATGAACAAGGCAGGGTTTGACGCTCCCGTCACGACGCTTCCGCTCACGGCCGTCGCCGACGCGTGGGCCGGCCCCTCTGATGTTCGCTACATCCTGTCCCCCGGCAAGCCACACACGTTGACGCGGAAGGGCAATGTCCGTCTACGGCTGTTGAAGCGGAGGGGCAGCGCCTTGCACAGAGCCCCGGCTGTTTTGAGGACGTCGGTCTTGACCAAGGTTCTGGGAGAACACGTCGCAAGCGCGCGGCTGCTTCCTCGGCCATGCATCTATGCTCCTCGGGATCGACGATAG
- a CDS encoding LysR family transcriptional regulator, whose translation MTQIGRVDKLIKMDQLIKQDFAMRPLRLDSLEIFEDVVRCGGFRAAALGRGVSSSAISQSISVLEDALGIRLLNRTTRSVAPTEAGEQLLERLRPALHDIRTAIDDLNQLRERPSGTVRINAPGPAADHVLCPLTFEFMKIYPDVNVEIVSDAAIIDIVEQGFDAGVRFGNQLAQDMIAMPLGPALRYAIVASPDYLRKRGRPDSPHDLLQHDCIRRRFPGGTMVTWKFERDGDEVEITPKGRLTLSSAHQELQAALAGSGIAHLFEDYVRDEVEQGRVIELLSDWKQKLPSWYLYYPSRRHTSAAVRVFLEYIRNQR comes from the coding sequence ATGACACAGATCGGCCGTGTGGATAAGCTAATCAAAATGGATCAGCTTATTAAGCAGGACTTTGCAATGCGGCCACTACGCCTTGACAGCTTGGAGATCTTTGAGGACGTCGTGCGCTGCGGTGGCTTTAGAGCCGCCGCGCTTGGCAGGGGCGTTTCGTCGTCCGCTATCAGTCAATCGATCAGCGTGCTCGAGGACGCACTGGGCATCCGGCTGCTGAACCGAACGACACGCAGCGTCGCGCCTACTGAAGCAGGCGAGCAGCTTCTCGAGCGACTAAGGCCCGCTCTTCACGACATCAGAACAGCGATCGACGATCTCAATCAGCTTCGCGAGCGCCCATCTGGCACCGTGCGGATCAATGCACCGGGTCCGGCCGCCGACCACGTTCTGTGCCCTCTGACCTTTGAGTTCATGAAGATTTACCCCGACGTCAACGTCGAGATCGTCAGCGATGCTGCGATCATCGATATCGTGGAGCAAGGTTTCGACGCTGGCGTGCGTTTCGGGAACCAACTTGCCCAGGACATGATCGCCATGCCCCTGGGCCCCGCCTTGCGATATGCGATCGTGGCCTCGCCTGATTACCTTCGCAAGCGCGGTCGACCGGACTCACCGCACGATCTCTTACAGCACGACTGTATTCGTCGCCGTTTCCCCGGCGGAACCATGGTGACGTGGAAATTTGAAAGGGACGGCGACGAAGTGGAAATCACCCCGAAAGGTCGGTTGACACTGAGTTCAGCGCATCAAGAGCTCCAGGCCGCGCTTGCGGGATCGGGAATCGCTCACCTGTTTGAGGATTATGTCCGTGATGAAGTCGAACAAGGCAGAGTTATCGAATTGCTCAGCGACTGGAAGCAGAAGCTGCCGAGTTGGTATCTGTATTATCCAAGCCGGCGGCATACGAGCGCGGCCGTGCGAGTTTTTCTCGAATACATCCGCAATCAGAGATGA
- a CDS encoding AraC family transcriptional regulator — protein sequence MDPLSEILSLLKPRSYITAGFDAGGDWSLRLDDLAGRIKCYAVIRGSCWLSLEDARESVQIVAGDCFVLPSGRPVRISSDPALAPTLASEALAPDRDGETVTYNGGGDVFLAGSRFEVSGRHADVLLRTLPPVIHLKAAGDQEALRWSIELMMQELREARPGASLVAQHLAHIMLAQTLRLYLSQQSGAEIGWFAGLADPQVGTAIGAIHADPGHGWTLEELAAHAGMSRTVFSRRFRKKTGETPVAYLTRWRMMLAAERLVNSSETLARIARAVGYESENAFNTAFTRVMGSSPRRYSKAADARSFVEHLPSGDL from the coding sequence ATGGACCCGCTTTCCGAAATCCTCTCGCTGCTGAAGCCGCGCAGCTACATCACCGCCGGGTTCGACGCCGGCGGCGACTGGTCGCTGCGGCTCGACGATCTCGCCGGACGGATCAAATGCTACGCCGTGATACGCGGCAGTTGTTGGCTGTCGCTCGAGGACGCCAGAGAGTCCGTCCAAATCGTCGCCGGCGACTGTTTCGTCCTGCCGAGCGGACGCCCAGTGCGGATATCGAGCGACCCGGCGCTGGCCCCGACGCTTGCAAGCGAGGCCCTTGCGCCGGACCGGGATGGAGAGACTGTCACCTACAACGGCGGCGGAGACGTGTTTCTGGCCGGAAGCCGCTTCGAAGTTAGCGGTCGGCATGCCGACGTGCTGCTCCGGACGCTGCCGCCCGTCATCCACCTCAAGGCTGCCGGGGACCAGGAGGCGCTTCGCTGGTCGATCGAGTTGATGATGCAGGAACTGCGGGAAGCTAGGCCGGGCGCATCTCTCGTGGCGCAGCACCTTGCGCATATAATGCTGGCGCAGACGCTCCGCCTTTATCTGTCGCAGCAATCCGGCGCTGAGATCGGCTGGTTCGCGGGCCTCGCCGACCCGCAGGTCGGCACCGCCATAGGAGCGATCCACGCTGATCCGGGACATGGTTGGACGCTTGAAGAACTTGCGGCACATGCAGGCATGTCACGAACCGTTTTCTCGCGACGTTTCCGAAAGAAGACGGGAGAGACGCCGGTCGCCTATCTCACGCGCTGGCGGATGATGCTGGCCGCCGAGCGACTTGTGAATAGCAGCGAAACGCTGGCGCGTATCGCGCGCGCTGTCGGCTACGAATCCGAGAACGCATTCAACACAGCGTTTACGCGCGTTATGGGGTCGTCACCGCGGCGCTATTCCAAAGCCGCCGATGCGCGCTCCTTTGTCGAACATCTACCAAGCGGCGATCTCTGA
- a CDS encoding nuclear transport factor 2 family protein codes for MQARDTAEVIRRFKRAFEEHNPAIFADLVAPDCVMESIQPAPDGTRYEGYDVNLAFWQAMAVDRVYRFEVEDTFVMGDRANIRWRFHFGDGGSVRRVSLMRMIIARSQNAFKRPTGW; via the coding sequence ATGCAAGCGAGAGACACGGCCGAAGTCATCCGCCGGTTCAAGCGGGCGTTTGAGGAACACAATCCTGCGATCTTCGCGGACTTGGTCGCACCGGATTGCGTCATGGAGTCGATCCAGCCCGCGCCGGACGGCACCCGCTACGAAGGGTACGATGTCAACCTGGCGTTCTGGCAGGCGATGGCGGTCGACCGCGTTTACCGCTTCGAGGTGGAAGACACTTTTGTGATGGGCGACCGCGCCAACATCCGCTGGCGCTTCCATTTCGGCGACGGTGGCTCGGTGCGCCGCGTCAGCCTGATGCGCATGATCATAGCAAGGTCACAGAATGCGTTCAAAAGACCGACTGGATGGTAA
- a CDS encoding Rab family GTPase, producing the protein MLQKKICMLGGFAVGKTSLVRRFVQSIFSDTYLTTVGVKIDKKSVALPDKTVDLILWDLAGEDDIGSFRVSNVRGATGLVLVVDGTRAATLAVALTLRERAEAEFGAMPFVLLFNKSDLADRWAISDSEINELRQLGWQIYRTSALSGEHVDDAFRQLASMVTK; encoded by the coding sequence ATATTGCAAAAAAAGATCTGCATGTTGGGTGGGTTCGCTGTCGGAAAGACGAGTCTGGTTCGCAGGTTTGTGCAAAGCATCTTTTCAGATACCTACTTGACCACGGTGGGAGTGAAAATCGACAAGAAGAGTGTCGCACTCCCGGACAAAACCGTGGATCTAATTTTGTGGGATTTGGCCGGCGAAGACGATATCGGCTCATTCCGCGTCAGCAATGTGCGGGGTGCGACCGGGCTCGTGCTTGTCGTCGATGGAACCCGCGCCGCTACTCTTGCCGTGGCGCTCACTCTGCGCGAGCGGGCCGAGGCCGAATTCGGCGCTATGCCGTTTGTATTGCTGTTCAACAAATCCGACCTGGCCGATCGGTGGGCAATATCGGATAGTGAGATTAACGAACTCAGGCAACTTGGATGGCAAATCTATCGAACAAGTGCGCTTTCGGGTGAACATGTTGATGATGCGTTTCGTCAGCTTGCTTCGATGGTCACCAAATAG
- a CDS encoding adenylate/guanylate cyclase domain-containing protein, giving the protein MHRLPREVGSWIYDFFYNEHSVAYLKIDAQLCIAAKGGNVKHYGLSSLRIGKPVADQLEFMEGLLPCPELPYHMAMVELPSGRVADLHLFAGNACVWLLFLDATAERDNKQRLQQKAYEMTLLQERERQLNEKLQSTNEALRKSQEGLSREYQRAESLLLNILPASIAERLKAHKKIADNHAEVSVLFADIVGFTERTRSVGAVTTLAILNYFFKAADRLSERYGCEKIKTIGDCVMVVAGLPTARSDHAEALAHYALELRKAVKRERFAGEPLRLRIGIHSGPIVAGVIGKRRFAYDLWGETVNLASRIQTSAEPDEIRISDATHQLLGPKFACDLLEETELRGTGRVRMWRLPA; this is encoded by the coding sequence ATGCATAGATTGCCAAGAGAAGTCGGAAGCTGGATTTACGATTTCTTCTACAATGAGCACTCTGTCGCATATCTGAAAATTGACGCCCAGCTTTGCATAGCTGCGAAGGGCGGTAACGTTAAACATTACGGGCTCTCATCGCTTCGCATTGGCAAGCCTGTTGCCGATCAGCTTGAATTTATGGAAGGTTTGCTGCCTTGCCCGGAGCTTCCATATCATATGGCCATGGTCGAACTGCCCAGCGGGCGTGTCGCGGACCTTCATCTTTTTGCCGGCAATGCCTGCGTGTGGCTGCTCTTTCTTGACGCCACTGCCGAACGCGACAACAAGCAGCGGCTTCAACAGAAGGCCTATGAAATGACGCTCCTGCAAGAGAGGGAGCGTCAACTCAACGAGAAATTACAATCGACGAACGAGGCGTTGAGGAAGAGCCAGGAGGGATTGTCGCGTGAATACCAGCGCGCCGAATCCCTACTCCTCAACATTCTTCCGGCGTCGATCGCGGAGCGGTTAAAAGCGCACAAAAAAATTGCAGACAACCACGCAGAGGTGAGTGTGCTTTTTGCCGACATCGTCGGTTTTACGGAAAGAACGCGGAGCGTCGGAGCCGTGACGACGCTCGCTATCTTAAATTACTTCTTCAAGGCGGCGGATCGGCTCTCGGAACGATACGGCTGCGAAAAGATCAAGACAATCGGCGATTGTGTGATGGTGGTCGCTGGCCTGCCCACCGCGCGATCCGATCATGCAGAAGCCCTCGCGCACTATGCACTTGAACTGCGGAAGGCGGTTAAGCGCGAACGCTTCGCAGGAGAACCGCTGAGACTCAGAATTGGAATTCACTCGGGACCAATCGTCGCTGGCGTCATAGGCAAAAGGCGGTTCGCCTATGACCTGTGGGGCGAGACCGTTAATCTCGCCTCACGCATTCAAACGTCCGCGGAGCCCGATGAGATCCGTATTTCGGATGCAACTCACCAACTGCTTGGACCAAAATTTGCTTGCGACCTACTCGAGGAAACGGAATTGCGTGGTACAGGTCGTGTGCGAATGTGGCGGCTCCCGGCTTGA
- a CDS encoding gluconokinase, producing MVAVAVRVAQPEFVLVMGVCGVGKSTIARKIADRVGGAFVEADDYHSTENKLAMASGKPLTDEQRWPWLDAVAAAALSKSSKSDGPALIACSALKRRYRDFLREKLGSLSVVYLTGAPALIRRRLEARQSHFMPPRLLDSQLSDLEAPETDEAGIAIDIDGEPTSLVEDVCRCLGFSPSQD from the coding sequence ATGGTTGCTGTAGCCGTTCGCGTCGCGCAGCCCGAATTTGTACTCGTGATGGGGGTTTGCGGCGTCGGCAAGTCAACGATCGCACGGAAAATCGCTGATCGTGTGGGTGGCGCCTTTGTCGAGGCCGATGATTACCACTCGACCGAAAATAAGCTGGCTATGGCTAGCGGCAAACCGCTCACCGACGAACAGCGTTGGCCGTGGCTCGACGCGGTTGCAGCCGCCGCATTGAGCAAGTCCTCAAAGAGCGACGGTCCCGCATTGATTGCTTGTTCCGCACTGAAGCGTCGCTACCGCGACTTTCTCCGCGAGAAGCTCGGATCCCTGTCGGTCGTTTATCTCACTGGCGCGCCAGCATTAATTCGGCGGCGTCTTGAGGCGAGGCAGTCTCATTTTATGCCGCCTCGGTTGCTGGACAGTCAGCTTTCGGATCTGGAAGCACCCGAAACCGATGAAGCCGGAATCGCGATCGACATCGATGGTGAGCCAACGAGCCTCGTGGAGGATGTTTGCCGGTGCCTGGGGTTCAGCCCTTCGCAAGACTAA
- a CDS encoding OmpA family protein: protein MQTCVELKQEDSNQGFPWLVAAAVLLVLIPAGGWFFLSWQSGQRWQAYVSRLEAQPGIIVAEQKVRDGQFYISGLRDPLGADPQSLLSGTHVDPARVHSQWQFYQSLEPEFVLKRLTASLAPPDTVRLSIVKDRIVAEGEAADTWIDRARAAARQLSAGGPEFDISKVRDVSPEARAAEHWQAYVSRLEAQPGIIVAEQKVRDGQFYISGLRDPLGADPQSLLSGTHVDPARVHSQWQFYQSLEPEFVLKRLTASLAPPDTVRLSIVQGRIVAEGEAADTWIDRARAAARQLSAGGPEFDISKVRDVSPEARAAEHWQAYVSRLEAQPGIIVAEQKVRDGQFYISGLRDPLGADPQSLLSGTHVDPARVHSQWQFYQSLEPEFVLKRLTASLAPPDTVRLSIVKDRIVAEGEAADTWIDRARAAARQLSAGGPEFDISKVRDVSPEARAAEHWQAYVSRLEAQPGIIVAEQKVRDGQFYISGLRDPLGADPQSLLSGTHVDPARVHSQWQFYQSLEPEFVLKRLTASLAPPDTVRLSIVKDRIVAEGEAPANWINRARAAAEQLSADGVVLDVSQLRELNLAELNYLREAIQATDIFFYSGKAVPGPEQMPVLDRLADQIKEFAQNARKSGVTSRFMLTGHADATGRETANVSISAARAETVRALLNKRGVAPELLLVRGAGTFEPVVPENSRTGSSTNRRVSITVSLE from the coding sequence TTGCAGACCTGCGTTGAACTGAAGCAGGAGGACTCAAACCAGGGATTTCCGTGGCTGGTGGCGGCTGCAGTCCTGCTGGTTTTGATTCCGGCAGGCGGTTGGTTCTTTCTTTCCTGGCAATCCGGGCAGCGCTGGCAGGCCTATGTGTCGCGACTGGAGGCCCAACCGGGCATCATCGTTGCGGAACAAAAGGTGCGCGATGGCCAATTCTACATTTCCGGCCTGAGAGACCCGCTTGGCGCCGACCCGCAGTCGCTGTTGTCTGGAACGCATGTCGATCCCGCCCGCGTTCATTCGCAGTGGCAATTCTATCAGAGCCTTGAGCCGGAGTTCGTGTTGAAGCGGCTGACGGCGTCGCTGGCTCCGCCGGATACAGTACGACTTTCGATCGTCAAGGATCGCATCGTTGCCGAGGGTGAGGCTGCCGACACCTGGATAGATCGGGCGCGCGCAGCGGCCCGACAGCTTTCGGCAGGCGGACCGGAATTCGACATCTCCAAGGTTCGTGATGTGAGCCCCGAAGCACGCGCGGCGGAGCACTGGCAGGCCTATGTGTCGCGACTTGAGGCCCAACCGGGCATCATCGTTGCGGAACAAAAGGTGCGCGATGGCCAATTCTACATTTCCGGCCTGAGAGACCCGCTTGGCGCCGACCCGCAGTCGCTGTTGTCTGGAACGCATGTCGATCCCGCCCGCGTTCATTCGCAATGGCAATTCTATCAGAGCCTTGAGCCGGAGTTCGTGTTGAAGCGGCTGACGGCGTCGCTGGCTCCGCCGGATACAGTACGACTTTCGATCGTCCAGGGTCGCATCGTTGCCGAGGGTGAGGCTGCCGACACCTGGATAGATCGGGCGCGCGCAGCGGCCCGACAGCTTTCGGCAGGCGGACCGGAATTCGACATCTCCAAGGTTCGTGATGTGAGCCCCGAAGCACGCGCGGCGGAGCACTGGCAGGCCTATGTGTCGCGACTTGAGGCCCAACCGGGCATCATCGTTGCGGAACAAAAGGTGCGCGATGGCCAATTCTACATTTCCGGCCTGAGAGACCCGCTTGGCGCCGACCCGCAGTCGCTGTTGTCTGGAACGCATGTCGATCCCGCCCGCGTTCATTCGCAATGGCAATTCTATCAGAGCCTTGAGCCGGAGTTCGTGTTGAAGCGGCTGACGGCGTCGCTGGCTCCGCCGGATACAGTACGACTTTCGATCGTCAAGGATCGCATCGTTGCCGAGGGTGAGGCTGCCGACACCTGGATAGATCGGGCGCGCGCAGCGGCCCGACAGCTTTCGGCAGGCGGACCGGAATTCGACATCTCCAAGGTTCGTGATGTGAGCCCCGAAGCACGCGCGGCGGAGCACTGGCAGGCCTATGTGTCGCGACTTGAGGCCCAACCGGGCATCATCGTTGCGGAACAAAAGGTGCGCGATGGCCAATTCTACATTTCCGGCCTGAGAGACCCGCTTGGCGCCGACCCGCAGTCGCTGTTGTCTGGAACGCATGTCGATCCCGCCCGCGTTCATTCGCAGTGGCAATTCTATCAGAGCCTTGAGCCGGAGTTCGTGTTGAAGCGGCTGACGGCGTCGCTGGCTCCGCCGGATACAGTACGACTTTCGATCGTCAAGGATCGCATCGTTGCCGAGGGTGAGGCTCCTGCCAACTGGATCAACCGGGCGCGGGCAGCCGCAGAACAACTTTCGGCGGACGGAGTGGTTCTGGATGTCTCGCAGCTGCGTGAGCTGAACCTTGCAGAACTTAATTATTTGAGAGAGGCCATCCAGGCGACCGATATTTTCTTCTATTCCGGCAAAGCTGTGCCGGGACCAGAGCAGATGCCGGTCCTCGACAGGTTGGCGGATCAAATAAAGGAATTCGCCCAAAATGCCCGCAAGTCAGGCGTAACATCGCGGTTCATGTTGACCGGCCATGCGGACGCCACGGGCCGTGAGACGGCCAACGTGTCGATCAGCGCCGCCCGCGCCGAGACAGTTCGTGCGCTTCTCAACAAGCGCGGCGTCGCTCCGGAACTGCTGCTGGTTCGGGGCGCTGGCACCTTTGAGCCGGTGGTGCCTGAAAATAGTCGAACTGGGAGCTCCACCAATCGCCGGGTTTCGATTACGGTAAGCCTAGAGTAG
- a CDS encoding LacI family DNA-binding transcriptional regulator: MRKKSTKRKITLVEIAKVADVSAITVSRALRNPESVSQKLRERIQQVVDELGYVPDPAASALASARTDVIGVLIPSVTNNVFADVLRGIYSEAENASYRVQTGNTRYSLLEEERLLRVFLSQRPVGLIVTGIDQSSAARAQLLKADCPVVQIMEIGDKPVDMMVGFSHFDGAFTAARHLVDCGYRRIAFLGARMDPRTQRRLEGFSQCLDRAGLFDPRLIVTTPKASTVTLGCELLSELLARAPDADAVFCNNDDLALGVLFECQRRQISVPADMGICGFNDLEMMAVANPSITSIKTFREDMGRKAMEMLLSNIGGRAVEPPVIDLGYELIKRQSTQRAG; encoded by the coding sequence ATGCGAAAGAAAAGCACAAAGAGGAAGATAACTCTCGTCGAGATCGCCAAGGTGGCGGATGTTAGCGCAATCACTGTGTCGCGCGCATTGCGAAATCCCGAGAGTGTTTCGCAAAAGCTCCGCGAGCGAATCCAGCAGGTTGTCGATGAGTTGGGATATGTTCCCGATCCCGCTGCGAGTGCGCTTGCGTCCGCGCGAACCGATGTAATCGGCGTCCTTATTCCCTCGGTGACCAATAATGTTTTCGCCGACGTACTGCGCGGCATCTATTCGGAAGCGGAGAACGCCTCCTATCGAGTCCAGACCGGTAACACGCGGTACTCTTTGCTCGAGGAAGAGAGGCTTTTACGGGTCTTCCTCAGTCAACGGCCCGTCGGTCTGATTGTTACCGGCATAGATCAATCGTCAGCGGCGCGCGCCCAATTGCTCAAGGCGGACTGCCCAGTGGTTCAGATCATGGAGATTGGAGACAAGCCTGTCGACATGATGGTGGGTTTTTCTCATTTCGATGGCGCATTCACCGCCGCCCGGCATCTTGTCGATTGCGGTTATCGACGAATAGCTTTCCTGGGTGCCCGGATGGATCCGCGCACCCAGAGGCGGCTTGAGGGTTTTTCTCAATGCTTGGACAGGGCGGGGCTGTTCGATCCGCGCCTTATCGTCACCACCCCGAAGGCATCGACCGTGACGCTGGGCTGTGAGCTGTTATCCGAGCTTCTCGCGCGGGCGCCAGATGCCGATGCGGTATTTTGCAATAATGACGACCTGGCTTTGGGTGTTCTTTTTGAATGCCAGCGACGTCAAATCAGCGTTCCCGCTGACATGGGTATCTGCGGTTTCAACGACCTGGAGATGATGGCAGTTGCCAATCCGTCGATTACAAGCATCAAGACCTTCCGGGAAGACATGGGCCGCAAGGCGATGGAAATGCTTTTATCGAATATCGGCGGCCGGGCGGTTGAGCCGCCGGTCATCGATCTCGGCTACGAGCTGATTAAGCGCCAAAGCACACAAAGGGCAGGCTAA